From the Salmo trutta chromosome 2, fSalTru1.1, whole genome shotgun sequence genome, one window contains:
- the LOC115149427 gene encoding TGF-beta receptor type-1 isoform X4 produces MDPLHCCLVLIVLFIGTMIQENDVPTVKPVPLGPVALAAVIAGPVCVLCFVLVLVFYICHSRVGVHHRVPNEEDPTMDHPFLTVGSTLKDLIYDMTTSGSGSGLPLLVQRTIARTIILQESIGKGRFGEVWRGKWRGEEVAVKIFSSREERSWFREAEIYQTVMLRHENILGFIAADNKDNGTWTQLWLVSDFHEHGSLFDYLNRYTVTVEGMIKLSLSTASGLAHLHMEIVGTQGKPAIAHRDLKSKNILVKKNGTCCIADLGLAVRHDSATDTIDIAPNHRVGTKRYMAPEVLDDSINMKHFESFKRADIYAMGLVFWEIASRCSLAGIVEDYQLPYHDLVQSDPSVEEMRRVVCDQKLRPNIPNRWQSCEALRVMAKIMRECWYANGAARLTALRIKKTLSQLSQSEGIKM; encoded by the exons TGCCGACGGTGAAGCCGGTTCCTCTGGGGCCTGTGGCTCTGGCGGCAGTGATCGCGGGGCCCGTGTGCGTGCTGTGCTTCGTGCTGGTGCTGGTCTTCTACATTTGCCATAGCCGGGTGGGTGTTCATCACCGCGTGCCCAACGAGGAGGATCCCACCATGGATCACCCCTTCCTCACCGTGGGTTCCACCCTCAAAGACCTCATCTACGACATGACCACCTCTGGCTCCGGCTCTG GTCTGCCCCTACTGGTACAGAGGACCATAGCCCGGACCATCATCCTCCAGGAGAGCATCGGGAAGGGCCGCTTCGGCGAGGTGTGGCGGGGCAAGTGGCGAGGCGAGGAGGTGGCGGTCAAGATATTCTCCTCCCGTGAGGAGCGTTCGTGGTTCCGCGAGGCCGAGATCTACCAGACGGTCATGCTGCGTCACGAAAACATCCTGGGCTTCATCGCCGCCGACAACAAAG ATAACGGGACATGGACCCAGCTGTGGCTGGTGTCAGACTTCCACGAGCACGGCTCTCTGTTTGACTATCTGAACCGCTACACAGTCACAGTGGAGGGCATGATCAAACTGTCTCTGTCCACCGCCAGCGGTCTGGCCCACCTCCACATGGAGATCGTTGGCACGCAAG GGAAGCCGGCCATCGCCCACAGGGATCTGAAATCTAAGAACATCCTGGTGAAGAAGAACGGGACGTGCTGCATCGCCGACCTTGGCCTGGCCGTGCGCCACGACTCAGCCACCGACACCATCGACATCGCCCCCAACCACAGAGTGGGGACCAAAAG gtataTGGCACCAGAGGTGCTAGACGACTCGATAAACATGAAGCATTTTGAGTCGTTTAAGAGGGCAGATATCTACGCCATGGGCTTGGTGTTCTGGGAGATAGCCAGTCGATGCTCTTTGGCAG GCATCGTTGAAGACTACCAGCTGCCATACCATGACCTGGTGCAGTCAGACCCTTCTGTGGAGGAGATGAGGCGGGTGGTGTGTGATCAGAAGCTACGACCCAACATTCCAAACAGGTGGCAGAGCTGTGAG gcTCTGCGGGTGATGGCTAAGATCATGAGGGAGTGCTGGTACGCCAACGGAGCCGCCCGCCTCACAGCGCTGCGCATCAAGAAGACCCTGTCCCAGCTCAGCCAATCAGAGGGCATCAAGATGTAG